The Pungitius pungitius chromosome 8, fPunPun2.1, whole genome shotgun sequence genome has a window encoding:
- the LOC119229833 gene encoding calcium/calmodulin-dependent protein kinase type 1D isoform X2 — MGRKDIICSWKKSTDNIRDVFDFKGKMGSGSFSEVFMVREKTTGNMYALKCLKKQHLAHSKLENEINVLRRIQHENVVGLEDFYESRTHYYLVMQLVSGGELFDRIIDRGVYTEKDASTVIQQVLQAVSYLHQNSIVHRDLKPENLLYYNTDKNSKIMVSDFGLSKTMEHGVMSTACGTPGYVAPEVLAQKPYSKAVDCWSIGVITYILLCGYPPFFEDNETRLFSKIMRADYAFHSPFWDDISESAKDFIRNMMEKNPKKRFLTEQALRHPWIAENTAKDVDIYQSVSEQIERNFSKSKWKQAFNAASAIHHMKKLQSSLSEPCPSHLTANITEQASQKDPEALGQRHDKTDAFDPNRNPLQPSCSTPECPPLKANHSELDSALHFDGQRKVKNFPLEVDTAFRTSKSMDDVSQRKEQPLQSGVCSVM, encoded by the exons ATGGGGCGGAAGGACATCATCTGCAGCTGGAAGAAAAGCACTGATAATATCAGAGATGTGTTTGACTTCAAGGGGAAAATGGGATC gGGGTCTTTTTCAGAAGTGTTTATGGTCAGAGAGAAGACAACAGGAAACATGTACGCCCTAAAGTGCCTGAAGAAACAACACCTCGCTCACAGCAAGCTCGAGAACGAAATCAATGTCCTGAGAAG GATACAGCATGAGAACGTGGTGGGACTGGAGGATTTCTATGAGAGTCGAACACACTATTACCTGGTCATGCAACT agTATCTGGCGGGGAGCTGTTTGATCGCATCATAGATAGGGGGGTTTACACTGAGAAGGACGCCAGCACAGTGATCCAACAGGTGCTGCAGGCTGTCAGCTACCTGCACCAAAACAGCATCGTACACAGGGACCTGaag CCAGAGAACCTTCTGTACTATAATACAGATAAGAATTCAAAGATCATGGTGAGTGACTTTGGTCTGTCTAAGACGATGGAGCACGGTGTGATGTCTACAGCTTGTGGCACACCAGGATATGTTG CCCCGGAGGTTTTGGCCCAGAAGCCCTACAGCAAAGCAGTGGACTGCTGGTCCATTGGAGTTATCACTTACATCCT GCTCTGCGGCTACCCTCCATTCTTTGAAGACAACGAGACTCGTCTGTTTTCAAAGATCATGAGAGCTGATTACGCCTTCCATTCACCTTTCTGGGACGACATCTCCGAGTCAG CCAAAGACTTCATCAGGAACATGatggaaaaaaacccaaagaaacGCTTCCTCACCGAGCAGGCTCTCAGACACCCATG GATTGCGGAGAATACGGCTAAAGACGTGGACATTTATCAGTCTGTCTCTGAGCAGATAGAGAGGAACTTCTCCAAATCCAAATGGAAG CAAGCCTTCAACGCAGCCTCAGCCATCCACCACATGAAGAAGCTGCAGTCATCCCTCAGTGAGCCGTGCCCCTCACACCTCACGGCCAACATCACGGAACAGGCCTCCCAGAAGGACCCGGAGGCGCTGGGGCAGCGCCATGACAAGACTGATGCCTTTGACCCGAATAGGAACCCCCTTCAGCCATCCTGCAGCACTCCTGAGTGTCCACCGCTGAAAGCCAATCACAGTGAGCTTGACTCCGCCCTCCACTTTGATGGGCAGAGAAAGGTCAAGAACTTCCCACTAGAGGTTGACACTGCTTTCAGGACATCTAAGAG TATGGATGATGTGTCCCAGAGGAAGGAGCAGCCGCTTCAGTCTGGAGTGTGTTCTGTCATGTGA
- the lamb3 gene encoding laminin subunit beta-3, producing MLFFSHLFQTLKLEGRNMRILLLLTAITAASQAQTDCSRGACYPPSNDLLFGRAQLLHASSTCGLMGSEIYCTPYQQRKMECCPCDSRNPNSKLAHTVRDALPTSGPNRWWQSVKEVSPVTLQLDLDNLFQLDNVVLNFKGPRPGSFVIERSLDNGRSWQPALYLATDCGRTFPGIPTTSPQRLDDPYCSTLPPTGANPYQDHQITFSPLRQYANVPTTKSQIIEDASPLTGLRVRFTELGDVPRPPGRAFSRFFALREMKVMGSCMCHGHANQCLPDTSNNLLPDSVQVHPRCDCQHNTAGVNCERCADLFQDLPWRPAEDSNPHICKRCECNNHAQRCRFDQARYEATGRRSGGVCESCMHHTTGPKCDQCAPGFQTNPRSQMDRPDACIRCICNTEGTVNGGRCDESTGSCLCKENVEGPRCDRCKRGYYNLSPSNPLGCSECSCSTDGSQSDACDPITGKCSCRSHFQGLKCEVCSQGYWQPPFTGCCQPCGCDSTRSYGDTCDQLTGQCQCRPGFGGLKCTECAENTYGDPLIGCKLCRCDTEGTRSEVCDKRTGACLCRPGVNGTRCDSCSRGHCDSFPGCKTCPSCFFTLDAQREKLSSTLEKLSLRLPSRPVDGDLGNFTPRIRELETSLNLIQNSISLPPSVVVQVDDALSELNKLRDQVDKINNDLSPLERAPGLNSELDRLQALLDSLILEHKAKMDAKNNSVGQNNTGALSAIRNAYNESTDAAKKVISTKKPLKESADIREATMDLQNKVQPGNTGDLHKLNQSMASQPNLTPAAKQVCGSVRSEPCTPLQCAGGDLCPPDGTPPCEKSQVCVGALPLTKRADADAKDVKDRLDKLTGKITDAADKLQKTQETTNEVRKSAEKLSNKLKQARDGLEDDLKETRDVLNKLKDFLSDPSSNLTHIQEVSDWILNAKLPLNLAGLMRKLEELKNLAANLPDSSSVLNEAEPQLDAARKLLQEAQDARDTALGVKADVDGLLDGFGSVEGSLSDLEGRLQDTMDDIDNLNTNLIEVEKQLTPAEKALDDASKLITPMKPQLDELKDLLQTVAPLAQNLKDNAESAEDEAAAANKDLLTLEEQLGRLKDQAPPTGSEGSELGDRVEKLREEAGALVNSTNDMMKALEGKAESLRGLQDEVLQKSTELEGLDVKLKELLDQLRQKGEDLSTCQG from the exons atgttatttttttctcatttgttccAGACTCTTAAATTGGAGGGACGAAACATGAGAATACTTTTACTTCTAACTG CCATCACTGCAGCATCACAAGCCCAGACTGACTGCTCTCGGGGGGCTTGTTACCCCCCCAGCAATGACCTGCTGTTCGGCAGGGCTCAGCTGCTCCATGCCTCCTCCACCTGCGGCCTCATGGGCTCCGAGATCTACTGCACCCCATACCAACAG AGGAAGATGGAGTGTTGTCCATGTGACTCCAGGAACCCAAACAGTAAGCTGGCCCACACTGTGCGGGACGCCCTGCCCACCTCTGGTCCGAATCGGTGGTGGCAGTCTGTGAAAG AAGTGAGCCCGGTCACTCTCCAGTTGGACCTGGACAACCTTTTCCAGCTCGACAACGTGGTGCTCAACTTCAAG GGTCCTCGTCCCGGTTCCTTTGTCATCGAGAGGTCGCTGGATAACGGCCGGTCCTGGCAGCCTGCCCTCTACTTGGCTACTGACTGTGGAAGAACTTTCCCTGGCATCCCCACAACGTCGCCTCAGCGCCTAGATGACCCATACTGCTCCACACTGCCCCCTACTGGGGCAAACCCCTACCAGGACCACCAA ATCACATTCAGTCCTCTGCGTCAGTATGCCAATGTCCCCACTACTAAAAGCCAAATAATAGAAG ATGCGTCTCCGTTAACGGGTCTGAGGGTGAGGTTCACCGAGCTGGGAGACGTGCCGCGTCCTCCGGGCAGAGCTTTCAGTAGGTTCTTCGCCCTGAGGGAGATGAAGGTGATGGGCAGCTGCATGTGTCACGGACACGCCAACCAATGCCTGCCCGACACCAGCAACAACCTGCTGCCAGACAGCGTGCAG gttCACCCTCGGTGTGACTGCCAGCACAACACAGCAGGGGTCAATTGTGAGCGCTGTGCGGACCTCTTCCAGGATCTGCCCTGGAGACCTGCTGAGGATAGCAACCCCCACATCTGCAAAC GCTGTGAGTGTAACAACCACGCCCAGCGCTGCCGTTTTGACCAGGCACGGTATGAGGCCACTGGGCGGAGGAGTGGAGGTGTATGTGAGAGCTGCATGCACCACACCACGGGGCCAAAGTGTGACCAGTGTGCTCCGGGCTTCCAGACGAACCCCCGCAGCCAAATGGACCGCCCCGACGCCTGTATCC GCTGCATCTGCAACACCGAGGGGACAGTGAATGGGGGCCGGTGTGACGAAAGCACTGGATCCTGTCTGTGTAAAGAGAATGTTGAAGGTCCCCGCTGTGACCGCTGTAAGAGAGGCTACTACAACCTGAGCCCCTCCAACCCCCTGGGCTGCTCCG AGTGCTCCTGTTCTACAGACGGCTCCCAGTCGGATGCTTGTGACCCGATTACTGGCAAGTGTTCCTGTCGCTCCCACTTCCAAGGCCTGAAATGTGAAGTGTGTTCACAAGGCTACTGGCAACCGCCCTTCACAGGATGCTGCCAACCCTGCGGCTGTGACTCTACCAGGTCATACGGTGATACATGTGACCAG TTGACAGGTCAGTGTCAGTGCAGACCAGGCTTTGGAGGCCTGAAATGTACAGAGTGTGCAGAGAACACGTACGGAGACCCCCTAATCGGCTGCAAAT TGTGCCGCTGTGATACTGAAGGAACTCGTTCAGAGGTTTGCGACAAGCGGACAGGCGCCTGTTTGTGTCGGCCCGGTGTCAACGGGACCCGCTGTGACTCGTGCAGTCGAGGGCACTGTGACTCCTTCCCCGGCTGCAAGACATGTCCCTCATGCTTCTTCACCCTGGACGCCCAAAGAGAGAAGCTCAGCTCCACTCTGGAGAAACTCTCCCTCAGATTACCTTCCCGTCCCGTCGATGGTGACCTTGGGAACTTCACACCTCGCATTCGCGAACTGGAGACCAGCCTGAACCTGATCCAGAACTCCATCTCCCTTCCACCCAGTGTTGTCGTACAGGTTGATGATGCTCTCTCCGAACTCAACAAGCTCAG AGACCAGGTCGACAAGATTAACAATGACCTTTCACCTCTGGAGAGAGCTCCTGGTCTGAACTCAGAGCTGGACAGACTGCAGGCTCTGCTGGACAGCCTCATTCTCGAACACAAAGCCAAGATGGATGCAAAGAACAACTCTGTCGGTCAAAACAATACAG GAGCATTGTCTGCAATTAGGAACGCCTACAATGAGTCCACAGATGCAGCCAAGAAGGTGATTTCCACCAAGAAGCCGCTGAAGGAGTCAGCTGATATCAGAGAAGCTACTATGGACCTCCAAAATAAAGTTCAGCCAGGCAACACGGGAGACCTGCACAAGCTGAACCAGAGCATGGCCTCCCAGCCCAATCTCACTCCTGCTGCCAAACAG gtCTGTGGCAGTGTTCGCTCAGAACCATGCACCCCTCTGCAGTGTGCGGGCGGAGATCTGTGTCCACCGGATGGAACCCCACCTTGTGAGAAGAGTCAGGTGTGTGTAGGCGCCCTGCCTTTGACCAAGAGAGCTGACGCTGATGCCAAAGACGTGAAAGACCGGCTGGACAAGCTCACAGGGAAGATCACAGATGCTGCAGATAAg CTCCAGAAAACACAGGAGACAACCAACGAGGTAAGAAAGTCTGCAGAGAAGCTTTCCAACAAGCTGAAGCAGGCCAGAGACGGGCTAGAAGACGACTTGAAAGAGACGCGGGACGTTTTGAACAAGCTCAAAGATTTCCTATCAG ACCCGTCCTCCAACTTGACCCATATCCAGGAGGTGAGTGACTGGATCCTGAATGCCAAACTGCCTCTCAACCTGGCAGGTCTGATGAGAAAGCTGGAGGAGCTAAAGAATCTGGCGGCCAATCTACCAGACAGCTCATCTGTGTTGAATGAGGCCGAGCCGCAGCTGGACGCGGCCCGGAAACTGCTGCAAGAGGCCCAGGACGCCAG GGATACGGCACTGGGAGTAAAGGCCGATGTGGACGGGTTGCTGGATGGCTTTGGCTCGGTAGAGGGCTCGCTCTCTGACCTGGAGGGCAGACTGCAGGACACCATGGACGACATAGACAACCTGAACACCAACCTGATCGAG GTAGAAAAACAGCTTACCCCAGCTGAGAAGGCTCTTGATGATGCATCAAAACTAATAACGCCAATGAAGCCTCAGCTGGACGAGCTCAAGGACCTGCTGCAGACTGTTGCCCCATTGGCCCAGAATCTTAAGGATAATGCAGAAAGTGCTGAGGATGAAGCAGCTGCTGCAAACAAG GACCTGTTgaccctggaggagcagctgggccGTCTAAAGGACCAGGCTCCACCCACTGGGTCAGAAGGATCGGAGTTGGGGGATCGAGTGGAAAAGCTGCGGGAAGAAGCTGGAGCTCTCGTCAACTCCACTAACGACATGATGAAGGCTCTGGAAG GTAAAGCGGAATCTCTCCGTGGGCTGCAGGATGAGGTCCTTCAGAAGTCAACAGAGCTTGAAGGACTCGACGTTAAGCTTAAAGAACTTTTGGACCAACTTCGTCAGAAGGGTGAAGACCTCAGCACCTGTCAAGGCTGA
- the LOC119230206 gene encoding G0/G1 switch protein 2-like — protein sequence MDSMQDLIPFAKEVLSQKPSRGLLKVYLVGSVFAVLGTLISLVEAMCHPFSCGEPMDSEMVFMLAKEQRTVEVKKRSDAVDEEEKLTHEKDAVTQSTIIYKTHKLNQRSIANRLHAS from the coding sequence ATGGACAGCATGCAGGATCTGATCCCCTTCGCCAAAGAGGTGCTGAGCCAGAAACCCAGTCGTGGTTTGCTGAAGGTCTATCTGGTGGGTTCTGTGTTTGCAGTATTAGGGACGCTCATCAGTCTGGTCGAGGCCATGTGTCACCCTTTCTCCTGCGGTGAACCCATGGACTCAGAGATGGTCTTCATGTTGGCCAAAGAGCAGAGAACTGTTGAGGTTAAGAAACGGAGTGATGCggtggatgaggaggaaaagCTGACTCATGAAAAAGATGCCGTGACCCAGAGCACCATCATCTACAAGACCCATAAACTCAACCAGCGGAGCATCGCCAACCGGCTACATGCTTCCTAA
- the LOC119229833 gene encoding calcium/calmodulin-dependent protein kinase type 1D isoform X1: MGGAEQTTREQGVYGNVRAKMGRKDIICSWKKSTDNIRDVFDFKGKMGSGSFSEVFMVREKTTGNMYALKCLKKQHLAHSKLENEINVLRRIQHENVVGLEDFYESRTHYYLVMQLVSGGELFDRIIDRGVYTEKDASTVIQQVLQAVSYLHQNSIVHRDLKPENLLYYNTDKNSKIMVSDFGLSKTMEHGVMSTACGTPGYVAPEVLAQKPYSKAVDCWSIGVITYILLCGYPPFFEDNETRLFSKIMRADYAFHSPFWDDISESAKDFIRNMMEKNPKKRFLTEQALRHPWIAENTAKDVDIYQSVSEQIERNFSKSKWKQAFNAASAIHHMKKLQSSLSEPCPSHLTANITEQASQKDPEALGQRHDKTDAFDPNRNPLQPSCSTPECPPLKANHSELDSALHFDGQRKVKNFPLEVDTAFRTSKSMDDVSQRKEQPLQSGVCSVM; the protein is encoded by the exons ATGGGAGGAGCCGAGCAGACCACGAGAGAGCAGG GAGTCTACGGAAACGTCAGAGCCAAGATGGGGCGGAAGGACATCATCTGCAGCTGGAAGAAAAGCACTGATAATATCAGAGATGTGTTTGACTTCAAGGGGAAAATGGGATC gGGGTCTTTTTCAGAAGTGTTTATGGTCAGAGAGAAGACAACAGGAAACATGTACGCCCTAAAGTGCCTGAAGAAACAACACCTCGCTCACAGCAAGCTCGAGAACGAAATCAATGTCCTGAGAAG GATACAGCATGAGAACGTGGTGGGACTGGAGGATTTCTATGAGAGTCGAACACACTATTACCTGGTCATGCAACT agTATCTGGCGGGGAGCTGTTTGATCGCATCATAGATAGGGGGGTTTACACTGAGAAGGACGCCAGCACAGTGATCCAACAGGTGCTGCAGGCTGTCAGCTACCTGCACCAAAACAGCATCGTACACAGGGACCTGaag CCAGAGAACCTTCTGTACTATAATACAGATAAGAATTCAAAGATCATGGTGAGTGACTTTGGTCTGTCTAAGACGATGGAGCACGGTGTGATGTCTACAGCTTGTGGCACACCAGGATATGTTG CCCCGGAGGTTTTGGCCCAGAAGCCCTACAGCAAAGCAGTGGACTGCTGGTCCATTGGAGTTATCACTTACATCCT GCTCTGCGGCTACCCTCCATTCTTTGAAGACAACGAGACTCGTCTGTTTTCAAAGATCATGAGAGCTGATTACGCCTTCCATTCACCTTTCTGGGACGACATCTCCGAGTCAG CCAAAGACTTCATCAGGAACATGatggaaaaaaacccaaagaaacGCTTCCTCACCGAGCAGGCTCTCAGACACCCATG GATTGCGGAGAATACGGCTAAAGACGTGGACATTTATCAGTCTGTCTCTGAGCAGATAGAGAGGAACTTCTCCAAATCCAAATGGAAG CAAGCCTTCAACGCAGCCTCAGCCATCCACCACATGAAGAAGCTGCAGTCATCCCTCAGTGAGCCGTGCCCCTCACACCTCACGGCCAACATCACGGAACAGGCCTCCCAGAAGGACCCGGAGGCGCTGGGGCAGCGCCATGACAAGACTGATGCCTTTGACCCGAATAGGAACCCCCTTCAGCCATCCTGCAGCACTCCTGAGTGTCCACCGCTGAAAGCCAATCACAGTGAGCTTGACTCCGCCCTCCACTTTGATGGGCAGAGAAAGGTCAAGAACTTCCCACTAGAGGTTGACACTGCTTTCAGGACATCTAAGAG TATGGATGATGTGTCCCAGAGGAAGGAGCAGCCGCTTCAGTCTGGAGTGTGTTCTGTCATGTGA